The DNA sequence cGGTGAGAAATTTAGCATCTAAACTCCCATTCCTCAAACATCTCCGTTCCAATTTCGCTCTCTTTTCACCTCTTCTCTCTCATGCCCATTTCATATCCCAGAGCTCCAGGTGATTAATTTCTTCCGTTTTTCCTTTTCCCAATTGTGAAAATTCAGTGTGTAATAACAGATTGCTATTTTCGCTGCATACTTCAGTgaaagtataattaatttctaggGCTGCTGATCGTTTTATGCGCAGGATCGTTAGCAGCAGCACACCTCTTGCAGCCTGGAAATGTGTGATTGGAGGGCAAATATGTAAATTTGGCGGCGTCGCATCGTTCCATTCGGGTCGGGTTCTGAGAAATACGGAGCCTGAGGTGGAGCAGGGCGGGCAAAATGGTGCTGGTCCGGTAACGAAAAGGAAGAAATTGAAAGGGAAGAGAGCTGTGGTGAGGTGGCTCAAGTTATTCAGGtataagaagaagaaaacctTTGAAAGGATGACTGCGGAAGAGAAAATCCTCTACAAATTGATGAaggtattttaaaaaaaaaaaaaaattgaatctcatTTAGTTGCAATGTATCGATTTGTGTAGTCTCTTTGATTATGCTTTACTTGATTGAGTGGATGTTTATGAAGTAGAAATGAGAATTTGGCATTGGATTAATGTTGTTGTTTAGGTGTTGAGATGTAGGTCTTGAACATACGAGGAATGGTTTATCGTGTCGATAACTGTTGATTATTATAGTTCATTACTTATTAAGGTGTACTGGTTTTAGGAGTCCATTTTAGTGATTTATGGACAGGTTTAAGTCATAGTTGCGAATTCAGTTTATTGGATAAGGATTTGAATCGTCTCTTTGATTATACTTTACTTGATTGACTGGATCATGTTTTGAAGTTGGTGTTTTTGTTGAACCTTTGAGTTGAAATGTTGGTAAACAAACAAGAATCGGGTGATTTTGACCTCAATCAATGTCGATTATTATCGTTCAGGAATTCTTAAGGTCTATAGTCATAGTTGGATCACAATTCATGTAGCCTTCGTGATCATTACATACATGATAGAGCCTTCTAATAATCTTGTGATTATACCTGGCTTGATTGATAACGAGAAATGGATGATTTGGAAACTATGTGTCATTTGAGATTCTTACAACACGTTGTTAATGCTTCACCTAGGCTCGGAGGAAAGAGGAAAGATTACTTGAAGCCCTCAGAAAGATCGAGCCTAAAGAGACATCGGACACGATGCACGACCCTGAAATATTGACACCCGAAGAacacttttactttttgaaGATGGGCGAGAAGAGCAAAAATTATGTCCCTGTTGGGAGACGGGGATTGTATCAAGGCGTTATACTGAACATGCACTTGCACTGGAAGAAGCATCAGACATTGAAGGTCATCGTGAAGACTTTCTCCCCTGAGGAAGTGAAGGAGATTGCCTCAGAGCTGGCGCGTTTGAGCGGTGGGATTGTGCTCGATATTCAGGAAGATAACACCATAATCATGTACAGAGGGAAGAACTATGCCCAACCCCCGACCGAGATAATGTCTCCAAGGGAAACCCTATCGAGAAAGAAGGTAGTATCATTCAAAACTCATTTGTTACTCAACGCTGGTTTTGTTGTTCGGGAACACTCTAGTGCATCtgtcataattaaatcctGATTGGGAATTAATAAGCCCTAATTGGGTGGGTGCACTGTGCACCAGATGTACAAGTTTTTGCCTTTGTTTTGTTTGCTTTTGTAATGTTAATGCACATCTATGATTTTGTAGGCCTTGGATAAATCGAGATATAGGGATGCTCTGAGGGCTGTTAAGAGATATATCCCAAGATTGGAGCAGGAGCTCGAGCTGCTTCAAGCTCAGGCGGGAAGTGAACCTACGACGAATGAAGAAAAACAGGCAAATGATGCTGGTGATCTAGAATCCGGGAACCATCCCAATCGAGAGTTTGAAGGGTCTGATAGGCTGAAAGAACTATTGactaaaagtgaagaaaatggaacCAATTTGAGCGTAGGCTTGGATATGGTTTCGGATTCTGATGATCTGTCTGATATTTTTGAGTCGGAGTCAGACGCGGAGACGGAAGGGAAAGATTTAAAGCCTCTTTACATGGACGAGTTTGAAAAGTTTCCGGTACAGAGTGAGGCAGAGGACGACGATTTCGAAGAACATTTGCGCCAAATATCTGCTGATATGAAAAAGGGGAAATCGCTGAACAGAGGCGTAGAGGCAGAGGATCTCGATGAGGTTGATCGAATGGTTCTACGAGCTGCTtcacttttgaaaaaaaagaggaaatgatCACATAGGGTAGATAAGGTTCTTGCCGTAATCTTGAAAGCTCGTGAGATTGCCCAAACCATGCTAAAAACACATTTTTAGCCAGATTAACTAACTATCACACCATTACCCTGCGATAGCTAATCTGGCTTTTCACTGTTCATCAAGAAtaactttattcttcttctcgCTCGCCGTCTGCAACCAGGAAAGAAAAACCCTTcccctttttctctttcttcacTCATTTCCATTGCTTCTGAAATTGAAGTCTTTGCTATGGCTTGCTCAATTTCTATAGAAAGTTCATTATCTCTTCTAAATACCACTCTTCCTCTTTCCCATCTTATACAAAActtaattttctcaaaaaggaaattgagAGATTGTCTGCAAAAAGAATCTCTGCTTCTTGCCGTATGATTAcgattctgattttttttagttttcccatttttgttgaaatttgaaGTGTTTGGTGGTTTCTTGAGAATATTTTGTGAGGTAGATTCTTGATGATTGGAGATTTTCTCCAATGGGACAattgattttggaattttgattGGAGTTCTTTGAATTCTGACACCAAAGAATTGTCATCATCTTCTTGATCGATCCAGCTAGACTTTTTCTGGGATTTGGTGCCAAGGGCACTTAACGTGGGATTTTGAATGATGGGGCTTCATCATAGACTTGTTCTTAGTGAATGCTTGTTTGTTCAGATCTGAGATTTTCTTGGTTTTTAAGCGTCGAATTTAGGGAGATTTTTCCAGTGGAGTTAAGTTTCTTGAGCTTTGATTTGATGGTGGAGTTTGATGATTATGTGTCCTTGATGAGTTAGTTTTGTGCTTGGATGAATTAGATGGGACATTGGTGATCACTTTGGTCCGATTCTTGGATGACAATGAAGTAGATTTAATGAGTTTGGTTTGGTTTTGGTGAAGATTTAGTGATGGATATGGACCTTTGTCTTGATGAGGCAAGTCTTGATCATCTTCAGACAGTAAGTTTTGTGGCTGGGCGGGAACGAGTGAAAAAGTGACGAAAAGAAGATACCAGTGCTGGCTGGCTCTGATGTTTGTTGAGTGCTGCTGTGCTCGTTGGGGACATGGGAGAGCTTTGGAGAGTTGTGTTGGCAAATGCATACGATGTAAATGGGAAATGGGAGAAAGTGAGAGGTGCGAAGAGGATGAGTAAGGAAGGAGGGTGGAGTATGTGAATGTGGAAGGGTTTGAGCTTTATTTCTTTGCAGGCGGCACTACACATTCGGAGAGGGTGAGTATATATAAGGTTAAGGGCTGGTTGAAGATTAATATGCAGTGAGTGATTGGATTTTCTTTACTTAGAAGAAGCGTCCATTCCATTGATGAGTATTGAGGCATAGATGATTTGCAGAGTAAAATGCTCACAAGCGGACATTGGTTTGGAAACTAGTTTTATCTTGATCACGTCACTTGTTAATAATGCAtgttttatcaaatttttggatttggcCAATTTACTTGTGATCAATTTGTTTTCATGGTATTGAAATAGTTTTTTGAAAGCTTGACTAGAATATATGTGAAGCTAATAACATTGCatgattttttaatctcaTGCTCCAAACATATACGCATCACTCTAATGTGAATTCACATATACTTGAAGGCAAATTACTAACATCGATACTTCAATGaaaattattggaaaaatTGTGAACTTTAGTCAAATTCTACTCAACaacatataataatatcaGATGAGAAAACTATTGAAGCTTTGATTTGTTAGCaattatcaataataatattttttgtatggtTGTACTATTTGATACGATGACAACCATAAAATCATGTCCACATCCCCATTGGTGAGACAAACAATGTCGCatattaatgtaaaaatagCCTCGTTTTGATTAGAAATCACACAATCATGAGAcaagatttttttatagttgGATTATTGcaaacaaatccaaatttatagtaatttttagctaatttaaaatgatataaacCAAATTCGATCAAAGTTCATGAAAATTTTCCAGCTAACCTTCCATAATTTTAACTTCCGCTGACTTTGAGGTGTAAACTAGCGTTTATACCTCAATAGtttcttcaataataaatcaatactACAAATTATACAATTGCTGCAATAAGGGTAGCACTctttattagtaataataaCATAACAGAGTGAAAAAATCTTGacatatactaaaaataacaacatcaACATAACTCTTGCATCAGACTACAACTTTTTATCCGATCCTATTGTCAGTGCTTCACTAAGAGCTTCTGCTTCAGCTTTTTTAACACTTTCAACCACTGCGAGAATTTTCGACGACATCTGATCGGCTTGGCTCTCGACGGTCGAAAGAAGGCTGATCAGACTCTCCCGATACTCAGCGCATAGCTCTTCTTGCCGCTGCAGCTCTCGTGCAAGTTCTTGGATCCGCTTGTCCTTATCGAGCTGCACTGACGAAAgcataatcaaaatatatagtttttgGTAGTAAAATATGTACACGAATAGAGGATTGCATTGGCGTACCACATTAGTGTATTCTTGAGTGGTGACAACTAGAGCGTGGTTGTGTTCCTTGGCGAAACGAGTCACCACCCACTTCCCAGACTTCTCCAACTTGAATAGTATCGTTGCCTTGCAACCCTCGCGTGCACTAGGCCGTGGCTTCTTCTCGGGCCCAACCATGCCCTTTGTGTGTGGGGAGAAGCCCTGTTTGTTACATCCGAGCCGGCGAGCAAGAGTTCTACCGTCTATCTCGGAACGACGACGTTGCATGACGCGCACAACGAACCCTACCCTCCTAGCATAGTCACTATAGAATCTCCTAGCATCATCTTCCGAGTCGAACTCCATACCTACATGGGGTTCGACAATTTCACCTCCTTCCCCCGACCATGCCTTCTCCTCAGATTCAGCTAGATCACCTTCGTCCGAGTCCCTTGAGTTCAAATCCTCTTTGTCCGTGTCATCAGCTGTTGCTTCTAGCACTGCAAACCATTCAGACGCCAAAAATTACCACAATGTATACAAAGCAAATCACATACTTTTCGAAGTCCTCTACCATCAACTGTCAATGCCTCCAAGGTCCATTCTATCTGATTCTCCTATCAAGCTAAAAGAGGCTATAATACCATTGGATTTTCACTATAAATACTAACAACAGATGGATCTAAATGGCTCCACATAGACATAACATTGGAGCCTTTTTTGGAAACAATTAGCAAGATTTTTGCCATCACCAGAACAACAGACCTTTAGTCCAATATCAACAAATGAATCAGAATTCCAATCTTGATCATTCTCCTCTCATTCTATCACTATAGTATTAcccattttctaaaatattaccAACCACATGCATCAATACAGtttaaaaaacaatgattttgaaaattaggcAATTTTCTTATTCCCTAGTAATAATTCTAGAATGAGATAAGACTGCATAAGTAATTAGGTATCATCTAAACAGACACGTGCTTGATACAaatacaataacaaaaaaaattgcaaagtCAAGACTACTTCAAGAAACGAGTTTCGCTTTTTAAACACATTTTCCTCTGTTTAAAATCTAATTATCTCCATTAAATTCTGCAAGggaattaaaaattcaattctaaCTGAAATTTGCAGCATTTCGAGTAATTATTTATGCAGGAGCAATGAAATTGAGGCATACATGCATATGCATTTGTTAATTTCGACTCTCTTTCGCTCTCTCACGCGTCCCCACacaaaatcaaccaaaataGTTAAGTCACAAATCAGCAAGAGAAGTGAACGAAACCTAGAAAACTCATCCATCCCCAAAATCATAGAAAAACCAAAtcaatatatcaaataaaacaagaaattcCGTAATTTTGTTTCCGTCTAATTCCGTAATTTTGTTCCGTTATCAAATAACGAAAAAGGAAGATATTTCGAAACACAAAGAGCGAGGGGAAACGAGAATCTTACTTGTCGGTggaagaaaatcaaaggattaGGATGAAATTTGGAGAGAAATGCAAATCGAAAGTGAAAGTGAGGAGTTTTAGGACGATTTGTTCTGAGCTTCGAAGCTGAACACCGCAGTGTATGGGCACCCACCCGTTTTCCTCCTTTTTAGAActcttattattttgttcttatatttggcataatattttttatatagatttCTTTTGTATTGTGAaatcctctttttttttatctgctTGGAAAAtgcattagagcatccacaatctCCGTCGTATCAGCGTTTTATCCTCCTATTCATCCACCTGCAGTGAGAGGCCCTATAATCCGTCCTATAATTTTAACTtatatttgcaaatatatcaagcaaaataaaaaaaaagtaccacaatttaaaaagaaatcttacatttacttattaaaagaaaatgttacaagagtgggaaaaaaaaacaagtgcACTACAGATGGTCTAAAGCATTCCCAACTGGCACTGGAGAGAATCGATCATCTTCTTGAGGTATTAGGCTTCATCCGGGTCGTCGCACTGCCTGAGGGCATTGTGCATGTCCAACAACGTCCTCTGCGTGGCGACCCTCACCAAGTCCCCATAGGCATGTGCCACAGCTGAATTCGGGGATGGGGCCGGGGTCGGAGTCGGGGTCGGGTCGGGTTCTGTGAGGTCATCGCCTTCGCCTTGCCCTTATTCTTCGCAACTTTGTTGCCAATGGGACGCCGGGAGGACATTGGTGTGCCGGAGCTCTCATCCTCGTACATCGGTTGGTTGAGGTCCATCGGAGGTGCGCCGGTGTCGCTGCTCGTATAATCACCAGTAGCGGAGTTCTTTGTCCTCTTCGACGTAGACGATATGGGCACAATCCCTCCTTGGAATTTCTGCTTGTCTTTCACGATGAGCCAGGCGGAGTAGTGCTTGAACTCGCCGTACATTGATAAGTACGACGCCAACGCTTTATCGCGTACATCGGACAAACTCTCGCCGCTGCCCTGCTCCCTCAAGCACTT is a window from the Salvia hispanica cultivar TCC Black 2014 chromosome 1, UniMelb_Shisp_WGS_1.0, whole genome shotgun sequence genome containing:
- the LOC125209566 gene encoding protein FAR1-RELATED SEQUENCE 2 isoform X1, with the protein product MLEATADDTDKEDLNSRDSDEGDLAESEEKAWSGEGGEIVEPHVGMEFDSEDDARRFYSDYARRVGFVVRVMQRRRSEIDGRTLARRLGCNKQGFSPHTKGMVGPEKKPRPSAREGCKATILFKLEKSGKWVVTRFAKEHNHALVVTTQEYTNVLDKDKRIQELARELQRQEELCAEYRESLISLLSTVESQADQMSSKILAVVESVKKAEAEALSEALTIGSDKKL
- the LOC125202157 gene encoding uncharacterized CRM domain-containing protein At3g25440, chloroplastic, whose protein sequence is MAVRNLASKLPFLKHLRSNFALFSPLLSHAHFISQSSRIVSSSTPLAAWKCVIGGQICKFGGVASFHSGRVLRNTEPEVEQGGQNGAGPVTKRKKLKGKRAVVRWLKLFRYKKKKTFERMTAEEKILYKLMKARRKEERLLEALRKIEPKETSDTMHDPEILTPEEHFYFLKMGEKSKNYVPVGRRGLYQGVILNMHLHWKKHQTLKVIVKTFSPEEVKEIASELARLSGGIVLDIQEDNTIIMYRGKNYAQPPTEIMSPRETLSRKKALDKSRYRDALRAVKRYIPRLEQELELLQAQAGSEPTTNEEKQANDAGDLESGNHPNREFEGSDRLKELLTKSEENGTNLSVGLDMVSDSDDLSDIFESESDAETEGKDLKPLYMDEFEKFPVQSEAEDDDFEEHLRQISADMKKGKSLNRGVEAEDLDEVDRMVLRAASLLKKKRK
- the LOC125209566 gene encoding protein FAR1-RELATED SEQUENCE 5 isoform X2; this encodes MLEATADDTDKEDLNSRDSDEGDLAESEEKAWSGEGGEIVEPHVGMEFDSEDDARRFYSDYARRVGFVVRVMQRRRSEIDGRTLARRLGCNKQGFSPHTKGMVGPEKKPRPSAREGCKATILFKLEKSGKWVVTRFAKEHNHALVVTTQEYTNVCSSIRTSGSKNLHESCSGKKSYALSIGRV